In Phyllobacterium sp. T1293, the genomic window TCCGCCGGCAATGGTCATCGCGCCAAATGATCCAGTGCCGGCGATGATGCCGCCATTGTTCGCCTGTGCGATTCCTCTGATTTTCCCATCATTGCCCAGAAGGCCGGAGGTGCTCACGTCATGGGAGATGGAAGCCGTTTCTGTTAGCAGCAGACCGGCACCTGAAGCGACGGTTGTTATCCCGGAATAGCTGTTGGCGCCGCTCAGGGTCTGTACGCCCCCGGCCACAGTTAAGCTGCCGCCCATATTCTTACTGTCAGGGTCAAGATCGTTGATACTACCGGCAAAAGTGTCTCCTGCTGCGGTCAATATCAGGGTTCTGGTACCCAGCTGGACTGTCCCGGTTTTACTGCCGCTCAAGCTACGAATGCGGGCATCGTCGTAGGCATCCGAAATTCCCCAGTTGTCATTGCCATTTCCATGCTCGGAAATATTAAGCGTGCCATCTGCGACCACCTTGGCGGAGTTCTCGATACTGCCAAGTCCAGCCAGAGACAGAAAAGCGCCACCATTGATATTGGTCGCGCCCCTATATGTATTGATATTGGTCATCCGCGCGTTTGTACCCGTATCGAGCGCCAGTGTCCCGGAACCGGATACCACGCCGGCGATACCCAACCACCCCTGATTGCCCATCTGGGTGGTGATCTTGTTCAACTGCGGTTTGTCAGCTGAGGACGCATCGGTTGTGAAGTTGTTGGCACTCACGAAATAGGACGTATAAGCGGTGGCCTTGTTCCACAGGTCGTACATTACCGAATTGTTGTGGAAAAAGGGCAAACCTATAATCAGACCCGCCCCATCACCCTCACCGGAAAGCCGGGCAATCTTGATGTTGTTGAATGTGACCGCACTGCCATTATCGCCTGGCTTCTGTATGGAAAACGTATCTATTTTCCCGTTATTGGGATCGCTGGCGTTGTTCTCCTTTATCTCGAGACCCGCGTCTGCCAGAGTCTTGATTATTCCCTTCTGGGTGAGAAAAACTGCTCCTCGATGGGATAAAAGCTCGAGCTGAAGCAATCAATCTCCCCTCCGGGATCGGCACGAAGGCGCTCTCAGGAGAGGTAAAGGTGACCAGTCATAGGTGATCGCGTTCTAGCTGTGGCGCCAGGCCTCTACCTTATTCACCATGGTTCCGACACTGCCACACAATTCCTCATGCTCTCTCCGAAAAGTCATCTTTGAGGTGTCGGGCTCTCGGATCTGGGATCGGCACGGCTGCTATAAGCGCCTTCGTATAATCGTCCTGTGGATTTTCAAACACCGCGCGTCGGGTTCCCGTTTCGACGATACGCCCGCCACGCATGACAGCGACGTGGTGGGACATTCGCTCAACCACGGCCATGTCATGCGAGATGAAGAGATAGGCAAGCCCCATCGTCTCCTGCAATTCGAGCATGAGATCAAGCACGCGTGCCCGCACCGAGACATCAAGCGCCGCAACACTTTCATCGGCAACAATAAGTTTTGGCTGCAGGGCCAGCGCCCGCGCAATGCAGATGCGCTGGCGCTGGCCTCCGGAAAATTCGTGCGGATAGCGTGTCGCCGCGTCGGGCTGCAAACCAACGCGTCGCAATAGTTCAGCTACCCGGTCATCGCGTTCGCTCCGCCCGCCAAGGCCGTGAATGATCAACGGTTCGGCAATAGCGGCACCAACCGCCATGCGCGGATCGAGCGAGGCATAAGGGTCCTGAAAAATCATCTGTGCCGAACGACGCACCGGCTGCATCTGGCGTGCGTTCAGCCCGGCAATGTTCCTGTTGTCGATGACGACATCGCCGGTGAAGGGGATCAGCCCAAGAACCGCCTTCCCTGTGGTTGATTTGCCGGAACCGCTTTCGCCAACAAGCCCCAATGTTTCGCAGGGACGTAGCTCAAACGAGACATCATTGACGGCGGCAGGGTGTGGTTTGCCTTTGAACAGCCATCGGGCGGGGCTGCCATAGGTCACATTCAGATTGCGCACATGCAGGATCGGCGAGGGTGATGGGGGAACAGCGGTTGCTGCCTGCGGGCTGACACGGGGCGGGCCATCGGTGCCTGTGTGGGCACCAAGACGGGGGACAGCCGCCAGCAATTCCTGTGTATAGGCTTGCGTGGGTTTCTCGAAGATCGACAGCGCGTCATCCTGTTCAATGATGCGCCCGTTCTGCATGACCGCAACGCGGTCGGCCATTTCGGCAACAACGCCCATATCGTGGGTGATCAGGATGATCGATGCGCCGAATTCCTGTTTCAACTCACGCATCAGTTTGAGGATTTGTGCCTGCACTGTCACATCAAGCGCCGTGGTCGGCTCATCGGCAATCAGCACTTTCGGACGGCAGGACAGCGCCATGGCAATCATGACGCGTTGGCGCATTCCCCCGGAAAGCTCATGCGGATACTGGGTCATACGACGTGCCGGGTCGGTGATATGCACGGCGTCCAGCATCTGACGTGCAATCGTCTGCGCCGTGCCGCCTTCGCTGCCCTGATGTTCGGAAATGGCCTCGGTCAGTTGTGCTCCAATCGACATCACAGGATTGAGCGAGGTCATCGGCTCCTGAAACACCATGGCCACATCGCCGCCTCGCACGCTGCGCATGGCACGATTTGACAGGGCCACCAGATTCTTCTCGCCAAGATGAATACTGCCCGATGCCACCTGCAACGACGCTTTCGGCAGCAACCCCATGATGGAAAGAGACGTTACCGATTTGCCCGAACCGGATTCGCCCGCGATGCACAGCGTCTCCCCCAGATTAAGGTCAAAACTGATATCATCAAGAACCCGCCGCCGGCCTTCCGGCGTGCGGGCATCGACACAGAGATTGCAGACAGTCAGAACAGGCGTTGGGCTAAGCACAGTCACGCGAACACGATCCTCGGGAAATAGAAGGAAACCACCCAGTTGGGCGCATCGACGATTTCGCTGATGCGCAGGTCCCCGCAGACCGAACAGAGCAGATAGGCATCGATGGCGCTCATGCCATGCTCAGCACCCAGCAGATCGATCATGCGCATCAGACCTTCGCGGGCGCCGGTCATCAGGTCCGGGCCGATGCCGGTCGTCACCTCATAACCCGCACCATCCAGATGTCGTGTCACCGGTTCGGTGGTGGTGAACCTTGGGCTTTTCAAACGCGCATCCTTCACCAGCTCGATGGTGGCTTCCACTTCCATCTGGCTTTCAATCGCCGTGCCGCAGACTTCGCCGTCACCTTGCGCCGCATGGGTATCGCCGATGGAGAAAAGCGCCCCGTCCACCTCAACCGGAAGATAGAGCGTCACGCCCGAGGTCAGATCGCGTATGTCGAGATTGCCGCCGACCCGGCGGGGCGGAACAACCGAATGCAGCCCCGCTTCCGCAGGGGCAACACCAATCGTTCCGGCAAAGGGTTTGAGCGGCACGCGGCCACCGGGTCCGTAAAGTGCTGGTGCCATGCTGATGGGATCATAGTTCCACATATGCAGGGCGGGCTCCTGAAACTGGTCGGCCAGCAGACCGAAGCCCGGAATATTGGCCGTCCAGCCGACACCGGATGGCACAAAGCGGCGGATCGTCACCTTCAGTGCATCGCCCGGCTTAGCGCCCTCGACATAGACAGGGCCAGTGACGGGATTGATCTTGCTGAAATCGAGACTATCGAGCGTCTCCAGCGTCGATCCCTTGCCCAGCTGGCCGCCGGATGAGTCAAGACACTCGAAATGAATCGTTTCACGGGCCTTGGCAATCAGCGCCGGTTCAAAATCGCGGTTCCAACCGAAATGATGTTTTGTGCGATGAATGGTGTGGGTGCAGACGATGCACATGTCAGAACTCCCGGAAAAATGATGCATGCCCTCGGGGCGTGTTCCCCGAGGGTGTGACAGGCAAGGGCAGGTCTACTGCTTCACGTAGATCGCGTCGTAATTGATGACGCGGGTGGGATCGACATAGATCTTGTCCGAGCCACCCATGCGCGGCGACTTAGCCACAACGCGGCGCTCGTTGATCACGGGAATCCACGGTGCATCCGCCATGATATCGGTGAATATCTTGCCCCAGACAGCGGCACGTTCGGTTGCCTTGGCCGGATCGGACATGGAGTCTGCCGCCGTCGCACGCTTGTCTAGATCGGCATTGCAGTACCAGGACCAGTTCCAGCCGCCGCTGACCGCGCCGGAGCAGCCAAGGATCGGGCCGTAGAAATTGGACGGATCAGGGAAATCGGCAATCCATGCCATGCCGCCGGACCAGATCATTGGCGCTTCACCTTCCGTACCGCCTGCCGCGATCACGTTGGACTGAGCCAGCGCGCGCACTTCCGCCTTGACGCCAATTGCAGCCAAATCCTGCTGGATGGCCTGAGCGACGCGCGGCTGTGGGTCGGTATTGGTCGAGTAGAGGACCGTCTGGAACCCATCGGGGAAACCAGCCTCCGCCAACAGTGCCTTGGCTTTTGCCACGTCGTAGGCATAACCGGTATAGCTCTTGTCATAGCCGGGCATTGCGGGTGGCAGGGGCTGATTGGCGGGTGTGGCGCGGCCATTGAGAATGCGGGTGATGCGCTCCTTGTTGACGGCCATGTTGACAGCCTGACGCACTTTCACATTGTCAAACGGCTTGATTCTGGTGTTGAGCGACACATAACCGGTGTGGAGCTGTTCACCATCCACGATCATCCCGGCTCCGGCAGGGGAATTCTTGATCTCAAGGAATTTTGCCGGAGGAATGCCATCACCGGCAATATCAACCTCGCCCTTTTGCAGGCGCAGAAGCGCAACAAGCGGTTCCTGTCCAACCTCGACGGTGAACTTGTTGATATGCGGCATATCCTTGACGAAATAGTCGGGGTTGCGCTCGAACACGAGGCGCTGGCCGATGGTCCATTCTTTCAGGACAAATGTGCCGGAGCCAACGGGTTTCTTGCCGAAATCGCCCCCAGCCGCCTCAACAGCTTCCTGCGGAACCACGGAAGCGAAATTGATGGCCAGAACATGCAGGAAAGTGGCATCAGCACGGGAGAGATGGAAAATTACCGTGGCGGCGTCGGGAGCCTCGATGCCTTCAAGGGTTGTAGCCTTGCCACCGGACACATCTTCATAACCCTTGATCGCACTGAAGAAACCGGCGCCGGGGCCTTGTGTCTTTGGATTGACTGCACGCTCGATCGAATATTTTACATCCGAGGCAACAAGCTCGCGGCCATTGGTAAATTTCACACCTTTGCGCAGCTTGAACGTGTAGGTCAGACCGTCCTTCGATACATCGAATGTCTCTGCAAGGGAGGGAATGAGATCGGGCGTTCCCGGCGTATAATCCATCAGGCGCGAATAGAGGCTCTTGATCATCGACCAATTGACCCAATCATAGCCGACAGCCGGATCAAGCGTGGCGATATCATCTTTATAGGTGATGAGCACATCGCCCCCCTGTTGCGGGGTTTCCTGTGCCCATGCGGGTAGCGGCGTTATCAGGAGCGCCGTTGCCATGGTGGTGTTGCGAAGCCAGCGTTTTAACATTCTGTTCCCTTTTCTTGTTCTGGTTGAAGTTCAGCGCGCACGGATGCGCGGATCGAGCAGCGGCGCGATGATGTCGGCAAGCAGGTTGCCCAGAACAATCGCGAGTGCGGAAACCAGGGTGACGCCCATGATGATCGGAATATCGACCTGTTGAATGGCCTGCCACGCCAGCTGGCCGATGCCGGGCCAACCATAAACAGCTTCGACCACCACAACACCGCCCATAAACTGGCCGATATCGATACCGATCATCGCAATGATCGGCAAAAGCGCATTGGGCAGGGCATGGCGCAAAACAATACGCGCGGACGACAGGCCCTTTGCCCGCGCCGTGCGCACATAATCCTGATTGAGCACATCGATCATGGCCGAGCGGACCATGCGGGCATACCAGCCCGCACCGAGAATACCCAGCGTGGCGGCAGGCAGCACCACATGGGCAGCGGTGCCAAAACCGCTCATCGGGAACCAACCAAGCGTAACGGCAAAGACGTAAAGCAACAGCAGCGCGACAACAAATTGCGGTGCTGAAACGCCGACGAACGAAGCCATCATCACAACGCGGTCAACCGCACCGCCACGGCGCAAGGCCGCTATGACGCCAAGGGTCAGGCCAAGAACGACCTCTACGAAAATACCAGCTGCCATCAAAATCAAGGTTGCGGGAAGTCGGGCGAGGATCAGTGCGCCCACATCGGTCTTTTGTGCGTAGGAGCGACCAAGATTGCCCTGGAGTATGCCTTGCACATAGGTCCAGAACTGCACGAGAAGCGGCTGATCCAGACCGAGTTCCCGGCGGATATTGGCAACCGTTTGTGCCGTGGCGCTGCGCCCGGCAATCATGCGGGCGGGATCAGCAGGCAAGGCATAAAGCAGCAGGAAAGTAATGGCAGCAACCCCAAGAAGGATCAGCGCGGTTTGCACGAGACGGCGCATAATGAGCAGGGCCATATCACCCCCTCCCGCGCTGGGTGGGATCGAGAATATCGCGCAAAGCATCCCCGACCAGATTGAATGACAATGCCGTTAGAAGGATGACCGCTCCTGGGAAGAACACCAGCCACGGCGCCGCCTGAAAATAGCTCTGGCTTTCAAAGATGATGTTTCCCCATGACGGTTGTGGCGGCTGGACGCCGATGCCAAGGAAAGAGAGCGTAGCCTCAAGCAAAACAGTTGTAGCGATGCCAAGTGTGCCCCAGACGATGGCTGTCGGCATGAGATGCGGCAGAATATGCACGAACAGAATGCGCAGGTGCCCGGCACCGAGGGACCGTTCCGCGAGAATGAAATCACGCTCCACCAATCCGCGCGTTTCCGTATAGACAATGCGGGCCACCTGCACCCAATTGACCAGTGCAATAACCATCGCAACGATCCAAAGGCTCGGATGCAGCAATGCGGCCAGAACAATGGCCAGCAACAGGGCGGGAAACGCCATCATCAGATCGGTGAACCGCATCAGCAGGCCACCGACGGCACCGCGCAGGTAGCCGGACAGGATGCCGACCAGAAGGCCAATGGCGACAGCAATGCCATTGGCGACAAGGCCGATGATCAACGACGTACGGGCACCAAACAACAGACGCGAGAACAGATCCCGCCCGAGTGTATCGGTGCCAAGCAGGAACTGGGTGCTGGGCGGCAGAGGCGCGCCCTCAATCGACAGCCCGTCAAACATCTGATTGTCAGGGCTATAGGGCGCAATCAATGGAGCCCCGAGTGCCATCAGTACAACCAGCGCGACGATAATCAAGCCGAACAGTGCGGATGGCTGACGCAACAGGGTTTTTAAAACGCGCATCAGCCAGCCTCCGGCAAAGGTTCAGCACCGGCAAGAATGAGGGCCGCAACCTGCTCCATGGGCATTCGCCGCTCCATCGCGCAATTGCGCAGGATGCTGTAGGCATGTTCCTCATCGGCATTATGGGCGGCCATGATTTTCTCGACAGCCGCGTGCACTAATGGCCGAAGCCGCACGCGTTCTTCAAGGTGTTGCAATTGCCGGGATGCCGCTATGCGTTCCGCATGAATTGCAATGGCCATCACAAGGGTGGGGTAAACAGCAGATGTTGCAACGGGCTTGGCAATAATGGCCCCGGCACCCTGTTGCATCGCCCAGGCGATACGCCCGGGCGCCTCCGAGCTGAGTAATGCGACAACAGGCAGTGGAGCTTTGCCTTCTGACCACGGCAACAAATCATCCCAGCCTTGATCCGCATCGACCAAAACAATATCGGGTAGATCTGTGGCCGCCAATGGCTCCCATTGCACGGTGACGTAAAGACCAAGCAGCTTGAGCTGACGTGTCAGGCGTTCCGTGGTTATGTCAGATCGATGAAGGATGGTTACGCGCCAACCGGTGAAATTAGGGGTATCTCTCATGAAACGATCCGCAATCTGACGGGCATTTTTGTCCGGCGACGGGTAAGATAGGGATCAGCTGCAATTGCTGGCTGTGAATTCACAATATCAAAGCTGTTGTCATCATTGATACGGCCAAGATGAAAAGGCAGCGCCATGTGATTGGTATCGGGATCGATCTGTACCTCACCGAAAACGGTCGACAGTGGCACACCGGATAAATGGCGGCGAACGGTTTGCGGATCATCGGTTCCGGCCGCAATAATCGTCTCGCCGCAGAGTTTGACGGCGGCATAGGCACTGGCAAAAATATTGGAAAGATGCCGCTGCGAACCGAAGCGCTTGGAAGCCTCTGTCTTGAAAGCCAGATTTTCCGGCGAAACAAGACTGTCAAAATAGGCCGCCACCGAAAAATGCCCAGTCGCCACACCAGTACCAATCTCGTCCAGTTCACATTCGGAAAGATCGCAACTGACGACGGGGCAATTTTCCGGCAAAAAGGCTGGGTCACGATCACCAAGGACCTTGAATGCCTGCAGGAAAGCATAGCTTGCCGGACCAATCAGATTATTCAGCACAAAACTTGGCCGCCGCTGTTCAATATCAAGGATGATACGCTCAACGGCGGTTTCTTCCAGCGGCAGATAACGTTCACCCAGTACCTCCCCGCCAACCTGGTAGATCAGCTCCCGCGCAAGCCGGTTCATCTCCCACCCCCACACATAGTTAGCACCGACCAGATAGGGTCGCCGACCATAGCGTGGCAGCATGTAATCGAATAGCGGTAGCAAGTGCTGATTGGGGCAGGCACCAGTATAGATCACATTTTCATTGGCCTCGAAGCCTTCATAAGGGCACATATACCAAAGTAAGCCATCATGCTTTTCGACAAGTGGGATCACTTCCTTGCGGGCAATGGACGTAATTGTCCCGACGATATGGTTGCAACCATGGTCCCGTAGCAACGAGCGCGCGCCATCAAGGTAGCCGGGAATATGACCCTGTGGATCGATGAATACAGGTTCGATGGCACCGGGATACTTGTTCCTTATTTCATCGATGGCAAATTCAGCACCATCGCGGCTATCCCGCCCGATGGCTCCATAGGGGCCAATCGTCGAATAGAGAATGCCAATTTTTATTGCGTCGCCCATATTCCACCAAAAACAAAAACCCCACGACGCGATTCCCATCTAGGATGGGGCGTCATGGGGCGAAACTGCCCATCGACTGTTGAAGTCATGTGAGTGCAACAAACGTTGCGCAATCAATAGGCACGATTAAAATACGTGCACCCAAAACTTGTCAAGCGACTTATTGGAAGCTGCCATCAAGACGTTTCGGCAGGTGTCCGAAGAGACGATCGTTTGGTAATGTTCTGCTGGTTCAATGTGTCTTGACCGGCAGCGCTACCACCTGAACGCGCCGCAACATCATATGGACAAGACCAAGCGCATCCACCACGACTAGGCATCCTCGGCTGTATTGCAGGCATCACACTCAACACCGCGCTGCGTATGCGCAGGTTGGAAACCAGGCCCGCTCTCTGGCGGGGGCTCAGAGGTGCGAAGAGCGTCTTGCACGCAGGCACCCTTCTTCGCCTGCCGCTTCAATCGCGATCCAAAGCCGTGATTATTTGGGATCTTACGGACGGGTTGATCTCATAAACGCTGCCCCTGGCAATCGGCCCTTGTTGGATCTCTTCGAGCAAGGTGAGATAGACGCAGCATTTGCTCCATTTCTTCCATCTGGCTTCTTTAGACCCAACTCAAAGTTCAGGCAGTTACTGCCCGACTTTAGAGAGCAAGAAGTATAGTACGCCTCTAGCGCCGGTTTCGTTCCAGGAATGCATATTCTGGGAATAAAAGCTGAATTGACGTTGAAATACCCGTGGCTTGTTCAGGCAATAAGCGAAGCGTTTGATAACAGTGCGAGACTTTGGCGTGAAAAGCGTGAGAAATTTGCAGAGACCTCGCCGTGGAGATGAGCAAACAGATTGATCTAAGTGTCTTGGATACGTTTGGCCGACGGCCACTGATCAAGCCTGACATCAGCGTGACACGTCTATTGGGTCCACCAGGTATCGCTAAGGCTGCAGCTTTGTTGCCTGTCCAGGCACGACTATTAGGTCAGCGCGCTACACCAGAAGCTAAAGCGTCGTTGCCTTTGACGCCGGTGCGGTAACTATCACACTGATCAGGTCGTACGCCGCCGGTCCGGCTTCTGTCCAAAGCTAAACCGTTCCAGCTTCATATTTGGTTCGTCTGTTTCAGTCGCTTTGCTTCAAATTTCTCCTATAAGATTGAAAATGATAGAAAATATCCGTTACATAAAATTCACTGGAGGAATATGGACAACCCAAACCGAAAGATGCAAATTTGGACTGAAAAAAGTTTCAGACCAAGCAAAATAAGATGTTTCTCGATTTTAGCTCATACTATTTAAATTCAAAAATTCTGAGCCTCAAGTCCTAAGACTGATAGAAGGCTGCTCTTCAAATGAATGCCCTCAGGCTGATCGCCTCCGAATAATTGGTTCATGAAAAGTGATACGCGTGCAGATGATCTGCAAAAGCTCGCATAGAGAGCAAGCGCTAGCGTGTTGTATGATATAACATTTCATGTCTATGGGGAATCTCGCAATGGATTTGAAATTGTTGTCTGAACAGTCATTCGCCCTGCAACGTATTGCGGTCGAATATTGAGGCATTTAATCCTGACGGTATGCCTAAAACACAATTTCTTTGGATCATTGATAACGTCGGAGAAGAAACAACTCCTAATGTGTTTAACGCCGGATTGTCGATAGCGCGGCCAAAACGAAATGGTTCATGTCAATTCTGATTAAACTCGCTTTTCGCATGTATTTATCGAGGGTTGTGGCCCAAATCATTATGAGGACGTTTATGCAAACCTCTGTAATATTTGGGTGATCATCGAATTGTGCCCTTACGCTGCATGGTCAGGCTATAATATCGCGCCATGTTGCGATCGGGATCATAACGCGTGACATGGAATGATTGGGGGCTCAGTCATGTCCTCAAGAATCCTGACTTCAGACGCAATCGTCCAATGACAAAATTTGAATCTGTAGAACTCCATCGATTCAAATCTTTGATGGGAATGCCGCGCTGCGACACAACTATCGGCAAGTCAAACCGAAGATTTGCAAGCCTTTCGCAGCACGATAACTTTCTGGTTTGTAAAAACGCTCATCTATCAACATGACTTGAAGCAGGCAGGATGGAATCCCATCTGGTTTCTTGTCACTATCGTAGTGTCATGCGCAACTCGTGCTAAATTCATCATGGCGTCACGTTGATCGCTGGTGACCAGCGTGATGCCCAGACCACTCCTACAATGATCGTACTGTGGTTTCAGCCCGTCGAGTGGCAAAGAGAATCATGGACACAATTACCGGACTGCCCATTTGCTCAAGATGGTCACCCTACTTCGTAGTGTAACCGCCATTGACCAGAATGGTTTGACCAGTCATCCACCATCCCTCCGAAACCATGAACCTAATGTACGGAACAATGTCTTGAATATCGGTCAGACCAGTTTTGGTGAATTTTGACAATGCCGCGGCTGATTTATGGTAGGCGACGGCATCCGCCCCCTCCGCAGGATAGAAGAATGGTGTGTCCATCGGGCCTGGTCCGATTGCCGTTACTGAAATCCCACGTGCCCCGAACTCCTTCGACGCTGCGCGGGTAAAGTGTTCTACGGGTGCCTTTGTACCCGCATAAGCGGCATAAAACGGTGTGAACGCACCCAGGAGTGACGTTACGAGTGTACAGATCTTGCCATTGTCATTGACATGTTTTCCTGCCTCTTTAAGAAAAAAGAAGGCCGCTTTTGCATTCACCGCGCTCGATTGATCATATTCTGCTTCCGATATCTCGAGGAGTGGTTTTTTCAGGACCTTGCCAACGGTGTTGATGGCAATATCCGGGCGGCCAATAGCAGCCACGACATCGCCAAAGAGCTTTTCCACGGCATCTGCAGTGGTCAGATCTGCCTGAAATGCAACTGCCTTAGCACCCGCTGCCTTCACTGCCGCCAATGTTGCTTCCGCATCAGCTTTCGTCGCTGCACTGTTGTAATGAATGGCTATTGCCCTTGCGCCGTGCTTGGCAAGGTCACGTGCGATAAGCCCACCGAGATTCTTTGCTCCTCCGGCGATGATTACGGTTTTACCTTTAATACTATGATCGGCCATGAATGAAGGCTCCTTGATTTAAAACGCTACACAATGCAGTCGCTTCCCGTAGACAACGATATCGCTTAGATTGATGGGATAAAGTCGACAAATCTGACATCACTTGTCAGTTTAGGCATACAATCGGAGGTGTTTATCAATTGGATCGCATTGATTTATTCCGCATCTTTTGCAGGGTTGTTGAGTGTTCGAGCTTCACCCGCGCCGCTGATACGCTGGATATTCCGCGATCTTCTGTTTCGGCTGCCGTTTTGGAACTCGAAGGACGCGTCGACGCCAGACTTCTCTATCGAACAACTCGCAAGGTTTCGCCCACTCAAGAAGGGCTTGCCTTCTATGCACGCTGCCAGCAGATGATTGCCGACATGGACGCGACGGAGAATCTTTTCCGACACGCCTCCACCCAACCGACTGGTAGACTTAGGATCGATGTTCCAGGGCGGATTGGCCGATTGATTATCGCTCCAGCGCTCCCACGGTTTCTGGATCAATATCCGCAGATTGATATTGATCTTGGCGTCAGCGATCGCACTGTCGATCTTATAGGAGACAACGTCGATTGTGCTCTACGGGTTGGATTTCTGCCTGACTCAAACTTCATTGCTCGCAATTTCGGAGAACTACCGCTCATGAATGTTGCGAGCCCCGAATATCTGGCGCGCTATGGTGTCCCCGCTTCACCTGATGAACTCAGCACTCATTGGGCCGTAAACTACGCTTCCCCTTCGACAGGCCGTACAACAGGGTGGGAATGGGAAGATAAAGGAAAGCTGCACACCTTATCCATGCGCAGCCGGGTTACCGTTAATAATGCTGAAGCTTACATTGCCTGTTGCCTGGCCGGTTCCGGATTGATCCAAATACCGGCCTTCGATGTAAAGGTTCATATTGATGCAGGCGAACTTGTTGAGGTCATGCCAGCATATCGCGCCCGTTCCATGCCAATGACCCTGCTTTATCCACATCGCCATTTTCTGACGCGTCGCCTCGAAGTTTTTGCTGATTGGCTCGAGACACTCCTTCAAGCCGAT contains:
- a CDS encoding SDR family oxidoreductase encodes the protein MADHSIKGKTVIIAGGAKNLGGLIARDLAKHGARAIAIHYNSAATKADAEATLAAVKAAGAKAVAFQADLTTADAVEKLFGDVVAAIGRPDIAINTVGKVLKKPLLEISEAEYDQSSAVNAKAAFFFLKEAGKHVNDNGKICTLVTSLLGAFTPFYAAYAGTKAPVEHFTRAASKEFGARGISVTAIGPGPMDTPFFYPAEGADAVAYHKSAAALSKFTKTGLTDIQDIVPYIRFMVSEGWWMTGQTILVNGGYTTK
- a CDS encoding LysR family transcriptional regulator — encoded protein: MDRIDLFRIFCRVVECSSFTRAADTLDIPRSSVSAAVLELEGRVDARLLYRTTRKVSPTQEGLAFYARCQQMIADMDATENLFRHASTQPTGRLRIDVPGRIGRLIIAPALPRFLDQYPQIDIDLGVSDRTVDLIGDNVDCALRVGFLPDSNFIARNFGELPLMNVASPEYLARYGVPASPDELSTHWAVNYASPSTGRTTGWEWEDKGKLHTLSMRSRVTVNNAEAYIACCLAGSGLIQIPAFDVKVHIDAGELVEVMPAYRARSMPMTLLYPHRHFLTRRLEVFADWLETLLQAD